One segment of Nocardia farcinica DNA contains the following:
- the mftR2 gene encoding mycofactocin system transcriptional regulator MftR2, with protein MGVGRMQANGGGSTLSESEIVEAALRVVREDGVEKLSMRRLSRELGVSPMAPYYYVADKRELLDLVASAALTGVRTPPRESGPWQQRLRELVDQIDEKLRRHPGLGDILIEQMLGKQLDLIAAIMCILADAGFGDRDVLAAYATVHTYLFGRRRVNPRDPAQLSEVELPEVVARATAYMPDLRGKYVYDFGMEVLIAGLEARLVARADRDVR; from the coding sequence ATGGGAGTCGGACGAATGCAGGCCAACGGGGGCGGCAGCACGCTGTCGGAGTCCGAGATCGTCGAGGCAGCCCTGCGCGTGGTTCGGGAGGACGGCGTGGAGAAGCTGTCCATGCGCCGGCTCTCCCGGGAGCTGGGCGTCTCGCCGATGGCGCCGTACTACTACGTCGCCGACAAGCGCGAGCTGCTCGACCTGGTCGCCAGCGCCGCGCTGACCGGCGTGCGCACCCCGCCGCGCGAGTCCGGCCCCTGGCAGCAGCGGCTGCGTGAACTGGTGGATCAGATCGATGAGAAACTGCGCAGGCACCCCGGCCTCGGCGACATCCTCATCGAGCAGATGCTGGGTAAGCAGCTCGACCTGATCGCGGCCATCATGTGCATCCTGGCCGATGCCGGCTTCGGCGACCGGGACGTGCTCGCCGCCTACGCGACCGTGCACACCTATCTGTTCGGCCGCAGGCGGGTGAACCCGCGCGATCCGGCGCAGCTGAGCGAGGTGGAGTTGCCCGAGGTCGTCGCACGGGCCACCGCCTACATGCCCGACCTGCGCGGGAAGTACGTCTACGACTTCGGCATGGAGGTGCTGATCGCCGGACTGGAGGCGCGGCTTGTCGCACGGGCCGACCGCGACGTACGATGA
- a CDS encoding GAF domain-containing protein, with protein sequence MVSNLAGGRPPRHGVEPGTQLGALEAYAAQAHGYLSAGGEQLSQLAGLLRPLVLESWLRSLRSGVDPMDVLSDRGLRGADLHRYRDAHPLAALMPLIDKLLVQDAARSGLIVAVADQFGRVLSVHGNPDRVAAAAEVGLRAGDDLSERRIGTNAVGLVVRTGRATWIHGPEHFLHRMHQITGAAAPVHDPDGRLVGVLMIAGGVRVAKPEILALVKATATAAEMDLLLTAMRSGGGKREPAPPESRALSLEVLGLGQPQLTVDGDRVPLSQRHAEILLLLAEHPEGLGADHLALLLDDTDLDNGTIRAAMSRLRTVVGPSVVGSRPYRLRVPVATDVDALRAALDTGDVESALRLYAGPVLPRSSAPGIADIRDELRVRLRAAVLGSGDSAVLRRWTAGPEGRDDAAAWAAYRASVDRDSPLYAQIEAKIRVLDRRLGADATRMQRSGS encoded by the coding sequence ATGGTCAGCAATCTTGCAGGTGGGCGGCCCCCACGGCACGGCGTCGAGCCCGGCACGCAACTCGGCGCACTGGAAGCCTATGCCGCACAAGCCCATGGATATCTCAGCGCGGGCGGTGAACAGCTCTCGCAGCTGGCCGGACTGCTGCGCCCGCTGGTGCTGGAATCCTGGCTGCGCAGCCTGCGCAGCGGCGTCGACCCGATGGATGTGCTCAGTGATCGCGGGCTGCGCGGTGCCGATCTGCACCGCTACCGCGACGCGCACCCGTTGGCCGCGCTGATGCCGCTGATCGACAAACTCCTCGTCCAGGACGCCGCGCGCAGCGGCCTGATCGTCGCCGTCGCCGACCAGTTCGGCCGGGTGCTGTCGGTGCACGGCAATCCCGACCGGGTCGCCGCCGCGGCCGAGGTCGGCCTGCGCGCGGGCGACGATCTGAGCGAACGCCGCATCGGCACCAACGCCGTCGGCCTGGTGGTGCGCACCGGCCGGGCGACCTGGATCCACGGCCCCGAGCACTTCCTGCATCGCATGCACCAGATCACCGGCGCCGCCGCGCCTGTGCACGATCCCGACGGCAGGCTCGTCGGCGTGCTGATGATCGCCGGTGGCGTGCGGGTGGCCAAACCGGAGATTCTCGCGCTGGTCAAGGCGACCGCGACGGCGGCGGAGATGGACCTGCTGCTCACCGCCATGCGATCCGGTGGCGGCAAACGGGAGCCTGCGCCGCCGGAGTCGCGAGCGCTGTCGCTCGAGGTGCTCGGTCTCGGTCAGCCGCAACTGACGGTCGACGGCGACCGGGTGCCGCTGTCGCAGCGGCACGCCGAGATCCTGCTGCTGCTCGCCGAACATCCCGAGGGACTCGGCGCCGACCATCTCGCCCTGCTGCTCGACGACACCGACCTGGACAACGGCACCATCCGCGCGGCCATGTCGCGCCTGCGGACGGTGGTCGGCCCCAGTGTGGTCGGCTCGCGGCCCTACCGTCTGCGCGTGCCGGTCGCAACCGATGTCGACGCCCTGCGCGCGGCGCTGGACACCGGTGATGTCGAATCCGCATTACGCCTCTACGCCGGTCCGGTGCTGCCCCGGTCGAGTGCGCCGGGGATCGCCGACATTCGTGACGAACTGCGGGTGCGACTGCGCGCCGCGGTCCTCGGCTCCGGCGACAGCGCGGTTTTGCGCCGGTGGACGGCCGGGCCGGAAGGGCGGGACGACGCCGCCGCCTGGGCCGCCTATCGCGCCTCGGTCGATCGCGATTCGCCGCTGTATGCGCAGATCGAGGCCAAGATCCGGGTGCTCGACCGCCGACTGGGCGCCGATGCAACGCGGATGCAACGTTCCGGCTCATAG
- a CDS encoding ferredoxin--NADP reductase, translated as MTTVEVPHGSRSAVLRVAAVIAETADSCSLVFDVPEDLTEKFAYRPGQFLTLRIPSDLTGSVARCYSLASSPYTDDKPKVTVKRTEGGYGSNWVCDNVKPGDQLEVLPPSGVFTPRDLDENLLLFGAGSGITPVMSILKSALARGTGKIVLVYANRDAETVIFADELRELAAKHPQRLTVIHWLEPLQGLPTADALASLTAPYASYEAFMCGPKPFMDLVHDALARLGVPRNRTHAEVFNSLAGDPFADQAPVEVSDEEAADAATVEVELDGEVHELSWPRKQTLVDIMLAKGIDVPYSCQEGECGSCACTVLEGEVAMENAEILDPEDIANGYILGCQARPVTDRLRIQF; from the coding sequence ATGACCACCGTCGAAGTTCCACACGGTTCTCGTTCGGCAGTCCTGCGGGTCGCCGCGGTGATCGCCGAGACGGCCGACAGCTGCTCGCTGGTCTTCGACGTGCCCGAGGATCTCACCGAGAAGTTCGCCTACCGGCCCGGCCAGTTCCTGACCCTCCGAATCCCCAGTGACCTCACCGGATCGGTGGCACGCTGCTATTCGCTGGCCAGCTCGCCCTACACCGACGACAAGCCCAAGGTGACGGTCAAGCGCACCGAGGGCGGCTACGGCTCCAACTGGGTCTGCGACAACGTCAAGCCCGGCGACCAGCTCGAGGTGCTGCCGCCCTCGGGCGTGTTCACGCCAAGGGATCTGGACGAGAACCTGTTGCTGTTCGGTGCCGGTAGCGGTATCACGCCGGTGATGTCGATCCTCAAATCGGCGCTCGCGCGCGGCACCGGCAAGATCGTGTTGGTCTACGCCAACCGCGACGCCGAGACCGTCATCTTCGCCGACGAGCTGCGCGAACTGGCCGCCAAGCACCCCCAGCGGCTCACCGTGATCCACTGGCTGGAGCCGCTGCAGGGCCTGCCCACCGCCGACGCGCTCGCGAGCCTGACCGCGCCGTACGCGAGCTACGAAGCGTTCATGTGCGGCCCCAAGCCGTTCATGGATCTGGTGCACGACGCGCTGGCCCGGCTCGGGGTGCCGCGCAACCGCACCCACGCCGAGGTCTTCAATTCGCTGGCCGGTGACCCGTTCGCCGACCAGGCCCCCGTCGAGGTGAGCGACGAGGAGGCCGCCGACGCCGCCACCGTCGAGGTGGAACTCGACGGCGAGGTGCACGAGCTGAGTTGGCCGCGCAAGCAGACCCTGGTCGACATCATGCTCGCCAAGGGCATCGACGTGCCGTACTCCTGCCAGGAGGGCGAGTGCGGATCGTGTGCCTGCACCGTGCTCGAGGGTGAGGTCGCGATGGAGAACGCCGAGATCCTCGACCCGGAGGACATCGCCAACGGCTACATCCTCGGCTGCCAGGCGCGCCCGGTCACCGATCGGCTCCGCATCCAGTTCTGA
- the mftG gene encoding mycofactocin dehydrogenase MftG — MTDTLIVGGGTAGCVLAARLSEDPAHTVRVLEAGPVWLEPQRWPAALRDAGRMPIDPAAPWLWRYTSTLDDGAGAAAAVVGQLVRGRVLGGSSSVNGSYFGRARAADFAAWSRIAGPLWDFDAVLPAYERSERDLDFGDRPGHGAHGPIPVRRTATGVPVSRLFADAVRAAGFGERADLNGLPDAGPPTGLAKVPCNVADGRRVGTAAAYLLPAATRPNLRVDGEVPVSRILFRRGRAVGVEYRRGRATETAWADRIVLCAGAVESAALLLRSGIGPPGQLRALGITPVQAAPVGSWCTDHPEIGVEYRLEPEPDRPPTVPLEYVLDLDDIEIRPYTVSFTPDTYRLGVALMRPLAAGELRLRSADPVQPPVLEHRYLSAAADRDRLRAAAVLAADLLAAVPGARPSTVAPPAAGERSAAWLRARLATSQHLSGTCRMGGPEDPAAVVDAQCRVHGVAGLAVVDLSIVPVPLSRGPQASAVMLAERAAEFLRDGEF, encoded by the coding sequence GTGACGGACACCCTGATCGTCGGCGGTGGCACCGCCGGTTGCGTGCTCGCCGCCCGGTTGAGCGAGGACCCCGCGCACACCGTTCGAGTGCTCGAGGCGGGCCCGGTGTGGCTGGAACCGCAGCGGTGGCCCGCCGCCCTGCGCGACGCCGGCCGCATGCCCATCGATCCGGCCGCGCCGTGGCTGTGGCGCTACACCTCGACCCTCGACGACGGTGCGGGCGCGGCCGCCGCCGTGGTCGGGCAGCTGGTGCGCGGACGGGTGCTCGGCGGCTCGAGTTCGGTGAACGGCAGCTACTTCGGGCGTGCCCGCGCGGCGGACTTCGCGGCCTGGAGCCGGATCGCGGGACCGCTCTGGGACTTCGACGCCGTGCTACCCGCGTACGAGCGCAGCGAACGCGACCTGGATTTCGGCGACCGGCCCGGCCACGGCGCGCACGGCCCGATCCCGGTGCGCCGCACCGCGACCGGGGTCCCGGTGAGCCGCCTGTTCGCCGACGCCGTGCGAGCGGCCGGGTTCGGCGAGCGCGCCGACCTCAACGGCCTCCCCGATGCCGGACCGCCGACGGGGCTGGCGAAGGTGCCGTGCAATGTCGCCGACGGCCGCCGGGTCGGCACCGCGGCCGCCTACCTGCTGCCCGCCGCGACGCGACCGAATCTGCGGGTGGACGGTGAGGTTCCGGTCTCGCGCATCCTGTTCCGGCGCGGGCGCGCGGTGGGTGTCGAGTACCGGCGCGGCCGGGCCACGGAGACGGCGTGGGCCGATCGGATCGTGCTGTGCGCGGGTGCGGTGGAATCGGCTGCGCTGCTGCTGCGTTCGGGCATCGGTCCGCCCGGGCAGCTCCGCGCACTCGGGATCACGCCGGTGCAGGCCGCCCCGGTCGGCAGCTGGTGCACCGACCATCCCGAGATCGGCGTGGAGTACCGGCTGGAACCGGAACCGGATCGGCCGCCGACCGTGCCGCTGGAATACGTGCTCGACCTGGACGACATCGAAATACGGCCCTACACGGTGTCTTTCACGCCGGACACGTATCGTCTCGGGGTGGCCCTGATGCGACCGCTGGCCGCGGGCGAGTTGCGGTTGCGGTCGGCCGATCCCGTCCAGCCGCCGGTCCTCGAACACCGGTACCTGTCCGCGGCGGCCGACCGGGATCGGTTGCGCGCGGCCGCGGTGCTGGCCGCCGATCTGCTCGCCGCGGTGCCCGGCGCCCGGCCGAGTACGGTCGCGCCACCGGCGGCGGGGGAGCGGTCGGCGGCGTGGCTGCGGGCGCGCCTCGCCACCTCCCAGCACCTGTCGGGCACCTGCCGGATGGGCGGGCCCGAGGATCCCGCGGCGGTGGTCGACGCGCAGTGCCGGGTACACGGGGTGGCCGGGCTGGCCGTGGTCGACCTGTCCATCGTCCCGGTGCCGCTGAGCCGTGGACCGCAGGCCAGCGCCGTCATGCTCGCCGAGCGCGCCGCCGAGTTCCTGCGCGACGGAGAGTTCTGA
- the mftF gene encoding mycofactocin biosynthesis glycosyltransferase MftF (Members of this protein family, MftF, are glycosyltransferases, members of PF00535 (glycosyl transferase family 2). The encoding gene is found as part of the mycofactocin cassette, in Mycobacterium tuberculosis, many other Actinobacteria, and occasional members of other lineages. Mycofactocin itself, a putative redox carrier, is a heavily modified derivative of the C-terminal Val-Tyr dipeptide of the mycofactocin precursor MftA (TIGR03969).), with translation MRHDRLPDGFGVRIDPRVRAYSGNRILIGGTPARVLRLAPEAAEMIGDGYLEVTGPKSAVVARRLLDSGVANPRPRLLPSTDDVTVVVPLHNNPEGLARMLAVLRGHHVIVVDDGSDQPVRIPETRGTRCRVTVLRHDTAHGPAAARNAGLRAATTEFVAFLDSDVVPRSGWLEVMLGHFSDPEVALVAPRIVALDAESNALARYEHTRSSLDLGRREAAVHSRGPVSYVPSAAMLVRRQALLAVGGFDESMRVAEDVDLCWRLERAGRRLRYEPAAHVAHDHRVAFRAWFGRKMFYGTGAAPLARRHGPVAVSPLSLPYWTALAAVLFATLTRWGLLGGLVALATALVRLRRVFAGLDNPTRIAALYLARGFFAGLWRIASAMCRHYWPITLLAVLVSRRVRRIAVTMAVADGLADWFTHRDAGGLDPVRYLVYKRLDDLAYGTGLWVGAARARSLDALRPAFSRR, from the coding sequence ATGCGCCACGATCGATTGCCCGACGGCTTCGGGGTACGGATCGATCCACGGGTACGCGCATACTCCGGCAACCGCATCCTGATCGGCGGGACGCCCGCCAGGGTGTTGCGCCTGGCGCCGGAGGCCGCCGAGATGATCGGCGACGGGTACCTCGAGGTCACCGGACCGAAGTCCGCCGTCGTCGCCCGGCGGCTGCTCGACTCCGGCGTCGCCAACCCGCGCCCGCGCCTGCTGCCCTCCACCGACGACGTCACCGTCGTCGTCCCGCTGCACAACAACCCCGAGGGCCTGGCCAGGATGCTGGCGGTGTTGCGCGGCCACCACGTCATCGTCGTCGACGACGGCTCCGACCAGCCGGTGCGCATTCCGGAGACCCGCGGCACCCGCTGCCGCGTGACGGTGCTGCGGCACGACACCGCGCACGGCCCGGCCGCCGCGCGCAACGCCGGACTGCGCGCGGCGACAACCGAATTCGTGGCGTTCCTGGATTCGGACGTGGTGCCGCGCAGCGGCTGGCTCGAGGTGATGCTCGGACACTTCAGCGATCCCGAGGTCGCGCTGGTGGCCCCGCGCATCGTCGCGCTCGACGCCGAATCGAACGCCCTGGCGCGCTACGAACACACCCGCTCCTCGCTCGATCTCGGCAGGCGCGAGGCGGCGGTGCACTCGCGCGGGCCGGTGTCCTACGTGCCGAGCGCGGCGATGCTGGTGCGGCGTCAGGCGTTGCTGGCCGTGGGCGGCTTCGACGAGTCGATGCGGGTGGCCGAGGACGTGGACCTGTGCTGGCGGCTGGAGCGGGCGGGCAGGCGGTTGCGCTACGAGCCCGCCGCGCACGTCGCGCACGACCACCGGGTCGCCTTCCGCGCCTGGTTCGGCCGGAAGATGTTCTACGGCACCGGGGCCGCACCGCTGGCCCGCAGGCACGGCCCGGTGGCGGTCTCGCCGCTGTCGCTGCCGTACTGGACGGCACTGGCGGCGGTGCTCTTCGCGACGCTGACCCGGTGGGGACTGCTCGGTGGGCTGGTGGCCCTGGCGACCGCGCTGGTGCGGTTGCGGCGGGTGTTCGCCGGGCTGGACAACCCGACCAGGATCGCCGCGCTCTATCTCGCGCGCGGGTTCTTCGCCGGGCTGTGGCGCATCGCCTCGGCGATGTGCCGGCACTACTGGCCGATCACCCTGCTGGCCGTGCTGGTTTCGCGGCGGGTGCGGCGCATCGCGGTGACGATGGCGGTGGCCGACGGACTGGCCGACTGGTTCACCCATCGCGACGCGGGCGGGCTCGACCCGGTGCGCTATCTGGTCTACAAGCGGCTCGACGATCTCGCCTACGGCACCGGGCTGTGGGTGGGGGCGGCCCGGGCGCGCAGCCTCGACGCGCTGCGGCCGGCCTTCTCGCGGCGCTGA
- a CDS encoding DNA alkylation repair protein: MSPSVSTAEQVRAALAEVADPADAVHLQRFFKTGPGEYGEGDVFLGVRVPATRAVAKRFADLPLDEIDALLDSAVHEERLAGLLILNLRYARAGKARPSDPDAQREMADAQREMVERYLAAVRRGRVNNWDLVDSSAEYVLGAWLLDKPRDLLAELAAADSLWERRVALLSTFAFIKAGDASTTFALCERLLDDRRDLIQKAVGWMLREVGKRIDPALLTGFLDRHAARLGRTALSYATEHLDAERRAAYRAMR, encoded by the coding sequence ATGAGTCCATCGGTGTCCACCGCCGAGCAGGTCCGCGCCGCGCTGGCCGAGGTGGCCGATCCCGCGGACGCCGTGCATCTGCAGCGCTTCTTCAAGACCGGGCCGGGTGAATACGGCGAGGGCGACGTCTTTCTCGGCGTGCGGGTGCCCGCTACCCGGGCGGTCGCCAAGCGTTTCGCCGACCTGCCGCTGGACGAGATCGACGCCCTGCTCGACAGCGCCGTGCACGAGGAGCGCCTGGCCGGATTGCTGATCCTGAACCTGCGGTACGCCCGCGCGGGCAAGGCGCGCCCCAGCGACCCCGACGCGCAGCGGGAAATGGCCGACGCGCAGCGGGAGATGGTGGAGCGGTACCTGGCCGCGGTGCGGCGCGGCCGGGTGAACAACTGGGATCTGGTCGACTCCTCGGCCGAATACGTGCTCGGCGCCTGGCTGCTCGACAAGCCGCGCGATCTGCTCGCCGAGCTGGCGGCCGCCGATTCGCTGTGGGAGCGGCGGGTCGCGTTGCTGAGCACCTTCGCCTTCATCAAGGCAGGCGACGCCTCGACCACCTTCGCGCTGTGCGAGCGGCTGCTGGACGACCGCCGCGACCTGATCCAGAAGGCCGTCGGCTGGATGCTGCGCGAGGTCGGCAAACGTATCGACCCCGCGCTGCTCACCGGTTTCCTGGACCGGCACGCGGCCCGGCTGGGCCGCACCGCGCTGTCCTACGCCACCGAGCATCTCGACGCCGAGCGCCGCGCGGCGTACCGGGCGATGCGCTGA